The Gemmatimonadota bacterium genomic interval CGGTGCCGACGCGGTGGTGGCGGCGTGGGCGTGCGGGCTTCGGTCGGTTGGTGAGAACAAGGTGCAGGAAGCGCTCGGCAAGATGGATCAGGTCTCGGTCCCGGTGGATTGGCATCTCATCGGGCACTTGCAGCGCAACAAGGCGAAGCACACCACGCGCTTCGCGCTCGTGCACTCGATGGACAGTGCGCGTCTCGCCGACGCGCTGCACGACGTGGCGGTCAGGGCCGGCGCGCACCTCCGGGTGCTGGTGCAGATGAACGTGTCGGGCGAGGAGAGCAAGGGTGGCTTCGCATTCTCCGAGCTGGCGTCGGAGGCGGTGCGGCTGCGCGCGCTGGACGGATTGGAGGTCGCGGGGGTGATGACGATGGCCCCGTTCGATGCGGACGAGGCCGTATTGCGCGCCACGTTCGCAGGAGCGCGAGCCGCGCGTGATGTCCTGCGCGACGCCGGTCACCCTGCGCATGAGCTGTCGATGGGGATGTCGAACGACTTTGAGGTTGCGGTCGAAGAAGGCGCGACGATGGTCCGCCTCGGCACGATCCTGTTTGGAGAGCGCACGCCATGGCCGACGAATCATTCCACCTGACTCCGCTCGATATCCGGCGCTACGACTTCGGCAGCGCGCTGCGCGGCTACGATCGCGCGCGTGTCGACCAGTTTCGCGAGCAGGCGGCCAACGAAGTCGAGCGGCTGGTGAAGCAGTGCCAGGCCCTGGAAGGGAAGGCGCAGGGCTTTCACGAGCAGCTGCGGGCCTTTCGCGAGCGTGACAAGGCGATCAACGAGGCGCTGATCTCGGCCCAGCAGCTGCGAGCCGAAGTGCGCGAACAGGCCGAGCGCGAAGCGCAGCTCATCCTGCGCGAGGCACGCGCCGAGGCCGAACGGATCGTGGCGGGGGCGGCCAACGATGCGCGGCAGGTGCAGGGGGAACTCGAGGCGCTGGTGCGCCAGCGTCGCAGTTACCTCTCGCAGCTTCGCACGATGGTGGAGCGGCAGCTGTCGGACATCGAAGCGGCCGAGGCGAGTGCGGCGTCGATGACCCCGGTGCGCCGCGAGGCGGCGCCAGCGGCACCGGCAGCGGCGATGGAGCAGCCCGAGTGGCTCGACTCCGTGGTGAAAGAGTAACCGACGAGCAGACGAGCACACGAGTGACGACAGATATCGGGCATTCCTGGGACGCGATTGAAGCGGCGGCGGCCGCAGTGCGCGCGCGGTTCACCCGCACGCCGGACGTGGCGATCGTGTTAGGCACGGGGTTGGGGGGGCTGGCCAAGGCCATCGAGGTGGAGCAGTCCATCGAGTACGGTGACATCCCCGGCTTTCCGCTGTCGACGGTCGAGTCGCACGCCGGACGGTTGCTGTGCGGGACGCTGGCCGGCCAGTCGGTCATCGCGATGCAGGGTCGCTTTCACCGGTATGAGGGCTATTCGCTCCAGCAGGTGACGTTCCCGGTGCGCGTCCTGCGGGCGTTAGGCGCGCGCACGCTCGTCGTGTCCAACGCGTGTGGCGGGATGCACCCCCTGTGGGAGGCGGGCGACCTGATGCTCATCGCCGACCACATCAACCTGCTCGGTGACAACCCGCTGCTCGGGCGCAACGACGATCGCCTGGGGCCGCGCTTCCCCGACATGTCGCAGCCGTACGATCCGGCGCTGCGGGAGTTGGCGCGCGCCGAGGCACGGCGCCAGGGCATCACCCTGCGGGAGGGGGTGTACGTCGCCGTGACTGGTCCCAACCTCGAGACGCGCGCCGAGTACCGGATGCTGCGGGCGATGGGGGCAGACGTGGTGGGGATGTCGACGGTACCCGAGGTGATCGTCGCCGTGCACGGCGGGATGCGCGTGCTCGGCGTCTCCATCATCACCGACTTGTGCCTGCCGGACGCGTTGGAGCCTGCATCACTGGACACGATCATCGGCGTGGCGGCGCGAGCCGAGCCGCACCTGACGTCGCTCATCACCGGCGTGCTGGAGCGGATGTGAGCGACGGCCGTTACCAACTGTTGCCGGCCGACCGCCCGGCGGACGAGCTGGAGCAGGAACTCCTGGCGACGTGGCGCCACGAACGGCTGTTCGAGCGAACGCTTCTCGAGCGGGCCGGCAGTCCGGCGTTTGTCTTCTACGATGGCCCCCCGACGGCGAACGGTCGTCCGGGGATCCATCACGTCTTCGCGCGCACGGTGAAGGACCTCTTTTGCCGCCATCGCACGATGACCGGGCACCTCGTGGACCGCAAGGCCGGGTGGGACA includes:
- a CDS encoding YggS family pyridoxal phosphate-dependent enzyme, with translation MPFQGLADRLREVQGRIAAAAARGGHGQRVEIIAVTKTHGADAVVAAWACGLRSVGENKVQEALGKMDQVSVPVDWHLIGHLQRNKAKHTTRFALVHSMDSARLADALHDVAVRAGAHLRVLVQMNVSGEESKGGFAFSELASEAVRLRALDGLEVAGVMTMAPFDADEAVLRATFAGARAARDVLRDAGHPAHELSMGMSNDFEVAVEEGATMVRLGTILFGERTPWPTNHST
- a CDS encoding DivIVA domain-containing protein gives rise to the protein MADESFHLTPLDIRRYDFGSALRGYDRARVDQFREQAANEVERLVKQCQALEGKAQGFHEQLRAFRERDKAINEALISAQQLRAEVREQAEREAQLILREARAEAERIVAGAANDARQVQGELEALVRQRRSYLSQLRTMVERQLSDIEAAEASAASMTPVRREAAPAAPAAAMEQPEWLDSVVKE
- a CDS encoding purine-nucleoside phosphorylase, with the translated sequence MGHSWDAIEAAAAAVRARFTRTPDVAIVLGTGLGGLAKAIEVEQSIEYGDIPGFPLSTVESHAGRLLCGTLAGQSVIAMQGRFHRYEGYSLQQVTFPVRVLRALGARTLVVSNACGGMHPLWEAGDLMLIADHINLLGDNPLLGRNDDRLGPRFPDMSQPYDPALRELARAEARRQGITLREGVYVAVTGPNLETRAEYRMLRAMGADVVGMSTVPEVIVAVHGGMRVLGVSIITDLCLPDALEPASLDTIIGVAARAEPHLTSLITGVLERM